Proteins encoded within one genomic window of Rhinolophus sinicus isolate RSC01 linkage group LG05, ASM3656204v1, whole genome shotgun sequence:
- the PRR3 gene encoding proline-rich protein 3 isoform X3, giving the protein MANGKPGDPKSAPNWNPPTCPPSLEWINKLLCVHAMGYYTALKMNELLLQATWMNLTNMMLSERIQTQKNADSLHRGPPGSRGPVIPPLLSLPPPPRGRGPVWGGLGPRFGPYGRGWWGINAEPPVPGPSHGPSRGGFHKEQRHPRRLKSWSLVKNTCPPKDGPQVKEDKSDRPVCRHFAKKGHCRYEDLCAFYHPGVNGPPL; this is encoded by the exons ATGGCCAATGGAAAGCCTGGTGACCCCAAGTCAG ccccaaactggaatcCACCCACATGTCCACCATCactagaatggataaataagttgttgTGTGTGCATGCAATGGGATACTACACTGCACTGAAAATGAACGAGCTCCTGCTACAggcaacttggatgaatctcacaaacatgatGTTGAGCGAAAGgatccagacacaaaagaatgcagact ctcttcACAGAGGTCCTCCAGGATCAAGGGGACCGGTGATTCCACCACTGCTGagtctcccacctcctccccggGGCAGAGGCCCGGTTTGGGGAGGCTTAGGCCCCAGGTTTGGCCCATATGGTCGTGGTTGGTGGGGGATCAATGCTGAGCCTCCTGTTCCCGGACCAAGCCATGGTCCTTCCAGGGGAGGCTTTCACAAAGAACAGAGACATCCTCGAAGGCTCAAAAGCTGGTCACTTGTCAAAAATACCTGCCCACCCAAGGATGGACCCCAGGTTAAGGAAG ACAAATCTGATCGCCCTGTCTGCCGACACTTTGCCAAAAAGGGCCACTGTCGATATGAGGATCTCTGTGCCTTCTACCACCCAGGCGTCAATGGACCTCCTCTGTGA
- the PRR3 gene encoding proline-rich protein 3 isoform X1 → MAGASAWGPQPPRKRKQNLSVPLPHCLPNPAAAIAATTMPKRKKQNQQQQQPPQQLPLLKREETEDEEDGISIGPPSLLGPPPMANGKPGDPKSAPNWNPPTCPPSLEWINKLLCVHAMGYYTALKMNELLLQATWMNLTNMMLSERIQTQKNADSLHRGPPGSRGPVIPPLLSLPPPPRGRGPVWGGLGPRFGPYGRGWWGINAEPPVPGPSHGPSRGGFHKEQRHPRRLKSWSLVKNTCPPKDGPQVKEDKSDRPVCRHFAKKGHCRYEDLCAFYHPGVNGPPL, encoded by the exons ATGGCGGGAGCTTCAGCCTGGGGTCCACAGCCCCCGCGGAAGCGGAAACAGAATCTCAGCGTGCCCCTTCCTCACTGCCTTCCAAATCCCGCTGCAGCCATTGCCGCAACGACGATGCCGAAACGAAAGAAGCAgaatcagcagcagcagcagccgccgcAGCAGCTCCCACTGCTAAAGCGGGAAGAGACTGAAGACGAAGAAGATGGGATTTCCATCG GACCACCCAGCCTTCTGGGCCCTCCCCCCATGGCCAATGGAAAGCCTGGTGACCCCAAGTCAG ccccaaactggaatcCACCCACATGTCCACCATCactagaatggataaataagttgttgTGTGTGCATGCAATGGGATACTACACTGCACTGAAAATGAACGAGCTCCTGCTACAggcaacttggatgaatctcacaaacatgatGTTGAGCGAAAGgatccagacacaaaagaatgcagact ctcttcACAGAGGTCCTCCAGGATCAAGGGGACCGGTGATTCCACCACTGCTGagtctcccacctcctccccggGGCAGAGGCCCGGTTTGGGGAGGCTTAGGCCCCAGGTTTGGCCCATATGGTCGTGGTTGGTGGGGGATCAATGCTGAGCCTCCTGTTCCCGGACCAAGCCATGGTCCTTCCAGGGGAGGCTTTCACAAAGAACAGAGACATCCTCGAAGGCTCAAAAGCTGGTCACTTGTCAAAAATACCTGCCCACCCAAGGATGGACCCCAGGTTAAGGAAG ACAAATCTGATCGCCCTGTCTGCCGACACTTTGCCAAAAAGGGCCACTGTCGATATGAGGATCTCTGTGCCTTCTACCACCCAGGCGTCAATGGACCTCCTCTGTGA
- the PRR3 gene encoding proline-rich protein 3 isoform X4, with protein sequence MAGASAWGPQPPRKRKQNLSVPLPHCLPNPAAAIAATTMPKRKKQNQQQQQPPQQLPLLKREETEDEEDGISIGPPSLLGPPPMANGKPGDPKSALHRGPPGSRGPVIPPLLSLPPPPRGRGPVWGGLGPRFGPYGRGWWGINAEPPVPGPSHGPSRGGFHKEQRHPRRLKSWSLVKNTCPPKDGPQVKEDKSDRPVCRHFAKKGHCRYEDLCAFYHPGVNGPPL encoded by the exons ATGGCGGGAGCTTCAGCCTGGGGTCCACAGCCCCCGCGGAAGCGGAAACAGAATCTCAGCGTGCCCCTTCCTCACTGCCTTCCAAATCCCGCTGCAGCCATTGCCGCAACGACGATGCCGAAACGAAAGAAGCAgaatcagcagcagcagcagccgccgcAGCAGCTCCCACTGCTAAAGCGGGAAGAGACTGAAGACGAAGAAGATGGGATTTCCATCG GACCACCCAGCCTTCTGGGCCCTCCCCCCATGGCCAATGGAAAGCCTGGTGACCCCAAGTCAG ctcttcACAGAGGTCCTCCAGGATCAAGGGGACCGGTGATTCCACCACTGCTGagtctcccacctcctccccggGGCAGAGGCCCGGTTTGGGGAGGCTTAGGCCCCAGGTTTGGCCCATATGGTCGTGGTTGGTGGGGGATCAATGCTGAGCCTCCTGTTCCCGGACCAAGCCATGGTCCTTCCAGGGGAGGCTTTCACAAAGAACAGAGACATCCTCGAAGGCTCAAAAGCTGGTCACTTGTCAAAAATACCTGCCCACCCAAGGATGGACCCCAGGTTAAGGAAG ACAAATCTGATCGCCCTGTCTGCCGACACTTTGCCAAAAAGGGCCACTGTCGATATGAGGATCTCTGTGCCTTCTACCACCCAGGCGTCAATGGACCTCCTCTGTGA
- the GNL1 gene encoding guanine nucleotide-binding protein-like 1: protein MPRKKPFSVKQKKKQLQDKRERKRGLQDGLRSSSNSRSGSRERREEQTDTSDGESVTHHIRRLNQQPSQGLGPRGYDPNRYRLHFERDSREEVERRKRAAREQVLQPVSAEVLELDIREVYQPGSVLDFPRRPPWSYEMSKEQLMSQEERSFQEYLGKIHGAYTLEKLSYFEHNLETWRQLWRVLEMSDIVLLITDIRHPVVNFPPALYEYVTGELGLGLVLVLNKVDLAPPALAVAWKHYFHQHFPQLHVVLFTSFPRDPRTPQDSSSVLKKSRRRGRGWTRALGPEQLLRACEAITAGKVDLSSWREKIARDVAGATWGNGSGEEEEEDDGPAVLVEQQTDSAMEPAGPARERYKDGVVTIGCVGFPNVGKSSLINGLVGRKVVSVSRTPGHTRYFQTYFLTPSVKLCDCPGLIFPSLLPKQLQVLAGIYPIAQIQEPYTAVGYLASRIPVQALLHLRHPEAEDPSAEHPWCAWDICEAWAEKRGYKTAKAARNDVYRAANSLLRLALDGRLTLCFRPPGYSEQKGTWESHPETTELVVLQGRVGPAGDEEDEEEEEEELSSSCEEEGEEDRDADEEGEGDEDTPTSAPGSSLASRNPYSLLGEDEC from the exons ATGCCGAGGAAGAAGCCCTTCAGCGTGAAGCAGAAGAAGAAGCAGTTGCAGGACAAGCGGGAGCGGAAGCGAG GGCTTCAAGATGGGCTGCGATCCAGTTCCAACAGCCGCAGCGGGAGTCGGGAGCGGCGGGAGGAGCAGACCGACACCTCGGACGGGGAGTCTGTGACCCATCACATCCGTAGGCTCAACCAGCAGCCTTCCCAGGGGCTGGGTCCGCGAGGCTATGACCCAAATCG ATACCGGCTGCATTTTGAGAGGGACAGccgggaggaggtggagaggagaaagagagcagCCCGGGAGCAAGTGCTGCAGCCTGTCAGTGCTGAAGTGCTGGAGCTGGACATCCGGGAGGTCTACCAGCCTGGCTCAG TCTTGGACTTTCCCCGACGTCCTCCTTGGAGCTATGAGATGTCCAAGGAGCAACTAATGAGCCAGGAGGAACGGAGCTTCCAGGAGTATCTTGGGAAGATTCACGGGGCTTACACCTTGGAGAAACTCAGCTACTTTGAGCACAATCTGGAG ACGTGGAGGCAGCTGTGGCGAGTGTTAGAGATGTCTGACATTGTCCTGCTTATCACTGATATCCGACATCCA GTTGTGAATTTCCCGCCAGCGCTTTATGAGTACGTGACTGGAGAACTTGGGCTGGGCCTGGTGCTGGTCCTGAACAAGGTGGATCTGGCCCCGCCGGCTCTCGCAGTCGCCTGGAAGCATTATTTTCACCAACACTTTCCCCAGCTCCACGTCGTCCTTTTCACCTCTTTCCCTCGGGACCCCCGCACCCCACAGGACTCTAGCAGTG TCTTGAAGAAGAGTCGGAGGCGGGGGAGAGGATGGACTCGGGCCTTGGGGCCCGAGCAGTTGTTGAGAGCCTGTGAAGCCATCACTGCAGGGAAAG TGGACTTGAGCAGCTGGCGGGAGAAGATTGCCCGGGATGTGGCTGGGGCCACCTGGGGGAATGGCTCtggtgaggaggaagaagaggatgatGGGCCCGCAGTGCTGGTGGAGCAGCAGACCGACTCGGCGATGGAGCCAGCCGGCCCAGCCCGGGAGCGCTATAAGGATGGGGTGGTGACCATCGGCTGTGTGG GTTTCCCCAATGTGGGGAAGTCCTCGCTGATCAATGGGCTGGTAGGGCGGAAGGTCGTAAGTGTCTCCAGAACCCCGGGCCACACGCGATACTTTCAGACTTACTTTCTCACGCCCTCCGTGAAGCTCTGTGACTGCCCAGGCCTCATATTCCCTTCCCTTCTGCCCAAGCAGTTACAG GTTCTGGCAGGGATTTACCCCATCGCCCAGATCCAGGAGCCGTACACTGCGGTGGGCTACCTGGCATCCCGAATCCCCGTGCAGGCCTTGCTCCACCTGCGCCACCCTGAGGCTGAGGACCCCTCGGCAGAACACCCCTGGTGTGCCTGGGACATCTGCGAAG CCTGGGCAGAGAAACGTGGTTACAAGACAGCCAAGGCTGCGCGGAACGATGTGTACAGAGCGGCCAACAGCCTCCTGCGGCTGGCGCTGGATGGCCGCCTTACCCTGTGCTTTCGTCCCCCGGGCTACAGTGAACAGAAAG GCACGTGGGAGTCCCATCCGGAGACTACGGAGCTGGTGGTTTTGCAGGGTCGGGTGGGGCCAGCAGGTGATGAGGAGgacgaggaagaggaggaggaagagctgaGCAGCTCctgtgaggaggagggagaggaggaccGGGATGCAgatgaggagggggaaggggatgaGGACACCCCAACCTCAGCTCCAGGGTCCAGCCTGGCCTCGAGGAACCCATACTCCCTGCTGGGGGAGGACGAGTGC
- the PRR3 gene encoding proline-rich protein 3 isoform X2, whose protein sequence is MAGASAWGPQPPRKRKQNLSVPLPHCLPNPAAAIAATTMPKRKKQNQQQQQPPQQLPLLKREETEDEEDGISIAPNWNPPTCPPSLEWINKLLCVHAMGYYTALKMNELLLQATWMNLTNMMLSERIQTQKNADSLHRGPPGSRGPVIPPLLSLPPPPRGRGPVWGGLGPRFGPYGRGWWGINAEPPVPGPSHGPSRGGFHKEQRHPRRLKSWSLVKNTCPPKDGPQVKEDKSDRPVCRHFAKKGHCRYEDLCAFYHPGVNGPPL, encoded by the exons ATGGCGGGAGCTTCAGCCTGGGGTCCACAGCCCCCGCGGAAGCGGAAACAGAATCTCAGCGTGCCCCTTCCTCACTGCCTTCCAAATCCCGCTGCAGCCATTGCCGCAACGACGATGCCGAAACGAAAGAAGCAgaatcagcagcagcagcagccgccgcAGCAGCTCCCACTGCTAAAGCGGGAAGAGACTGAAGACGAAGAAGATGGGATTTCCATCG ccccaaactggaatcCACCCACATGTCCACCATCactagaatggataaataagttgttgTGTGTGCATGCAATGGGATACTACACTGCACTGAAAATGAACGAGCTCCTGCTACAggcaacttggatgaatctcacaaacatgatGTTGAGCGAAAGgatccagacacaaaagaatgcagact ctcttcACAGAGGTCCTCCAGGATCAAGGGGACCGGTGATTCCACCACTGCTGagtctcccacctcctccccggGGCAGAGGCCCGGTTTGGGGAGGCTTAGGCCCCAGGTTTGGCCCATATGGTCGTGGTTGGTGGGGGATCAATGCTGAGCCTCCTGTTCCCGGACCAAGCCATGGTCCTTCCAGGGGAGGCTTTCACAAAGAACAGAGACATCCTCGAAGGCTCAAAAGCTGGTCACTTGTCAAAAATACCTGCCCACCCAAGGATGGACCCCAGGTTAAGGAAG ACAAATCTGATCGCCCTGTCTGCCGACACTTTGCCAAAAAGGGCCACTGTCGATATGAGGATCTCTGTGCCTTCTACCACCCAGGCGTCAATGGACCTCCTCTGTGA